In the Manis javanica isolate MJ-LG chromosome 14, MJ_LKY, whole genome shotgun sequence genome, one interval contains:
- the LOC140846008 gene encoding olfactory receptor 2C1-like, whose product MANNSFPGGFILLGCSEWPQVEMVLFWAVILLYTMVVLSNSAIILLSCVDPLLSTPMYFFLSNLSFLDLCFSTNAVPQMLSNLWGPDKTITYTGCVLQVCVLLCLGATEGVMLVVMAFDRYVAICRPLHYTVIMNRPLCWKLVLTAWLCGLLESVTQTPITFQLPFCAHHRLDDFLCQVPALIRLACTDTSASGLQMTISALLFTVVPVGLILTSYSFIAQALGKIQSEEGRQKAITTCSSHLTVVFILYGTVAMVYTDPENQLASKHGKFFTFFFTVVTPLLNPLIYTLRNKEVKGALQRLLRKGGSMRGKRNVIF is encoded by the coding sequence ATGGCCAATAATAGTTTCCCCGGGGGCTTCATCCTTCTGGGCTGCTCTGAGTGGCCTCAGGTGGAAATGGTTCTCTTCTGGGCTGTGATCCTCTTGTACACCATGGTCGTCCTCTCCAACTCAGCCATCATCCTGCTCTCCTGCGTGGAccctcttctctccacccccatgtacttcttcctcagcaatcTCTCCTTCCTGGATCTTTGCTTTTCCACAAATGCTGTGCCACAGATGTTGTCCAACCTGTGGGGGCCAGACAAGACCATCACCTACACAGGCTGTGTCCTCCAAGTCTGTGTGTTGCTCTGTCTTGGGGCCACAGAAGGCGTCATGCTGGTGGTGATGGCCTTTGACCGCTACGTCGCTATCTGCCGGCCCCTGCACTACACCGTCATCATGAACCGTCCACTGTGCTGGAAGCTGGTGCTCACGGCCTGGCTGTGCGGCCTGCTGGAATCTGTGACCCAAACCCCCATCACATTCCAGCTGCCCTTCTGCGCCCACCACCGCCTGGATGACTTCCTGTGTCAGGTGCCTGCCCTCATACGCCTGGCGTGCACAGACACCTCAGCCAGTGGGTTGCAGATGACCATCTCTGCTCTCCTCTTCACCGTCGTGCCAGTGGGGTTGATCCTGACTTCCTATAGCTTCATAGCTCAAGCCCTGGGGAAAATCCAGTctgaggagggaaggcagaaggCCATcaccacctgctcctcccacctcactgTGGTCTTCATTTTATATGGGACGGTGGCCATGGTGTACACAGACCCTGAGAACCAACTTGCTTCAAAACATGGCAAGTTCTTCACCTTCTTCTTCACAGTGGTTACACCACTGCTGAACCCCCTCATCTACACCCTGCGGAACAAAGAGGTGAAGGGGGCCCTGCAAAGACTCCTGAGGAAGGGGGGCAGCATGAGGGGAAAGAGGAATGTGATATTTTGA